A DNA window from Anaerolineae bacterium contains the following coding sequences:
- a CDS encoding methylenetetrahydrofolate reductase C-terminal domain-containing protein: MIIAQRKPLEEIKEMVASYEKVLVLGCGTCVAVCFAGGEKEAKLLASELRMARQMEGKPTQIIDHTIQRQCEWEFIDPIKELVASVDAVVSTACGIGVQGMAERFEDKPIFPGVNTTFLGMPVQPGEFVERCQACGDCILDLTGGVCPVARCAKSLMNGPCGGSQNGKCEVNPETPCAWQLIYDRLAKLGQLERMMEIMPAKDWSTSRDGGLRKIIREDLKL, from the coding sequence ATGATCATTGCGCAACGCAAACCGCTGGAAGAGATCAAGGAGATGGTCGCCTCGTACGAGAAGGTGCTGGTGTTGGGGTGCGGCACCTGTGTGGCGGTCTGTTTCGCCGGCGGAGAGAAAGAGGCCAAACTGCTCGCCTCCGAACTGCGCATGGCGCGGCAGATGGAAGGCAAACCCACACAGATCATTGACCACACCATTCAGCGCCAGTGCGAGTGGGAGTTCATTGATCCCATCAAAGAGCTGGTCGCCTCGGTGGACGCCGTGGTTTCGACCGCCTGCGGCATCGGCGTGCAGGGTATGGCGGAGCGCTTTGAGGACAAGCCCATTTTCCCCGGCGTGAACACCACCTTCCTGGGCATGCCGGTCCAGCCGGGGGAGTTTGTGGAGCGCTGTCAGGCCTGCGGGGACTGCATCCTGGACCTGACGGGCGGGGTGTGTCCGGTGGCGCGCTGTGCCAAGAGCCTGATGAACGGGCCGTGCGGCGGCTCCCAGAACGGCAAGTGTGAGGTGAACCCGGAAACGCCCTGCGCGTGGCAGTTGATTTATGACCGGCTGGCGAAGCTGGGCCAGTTGGAGCGCATGATGGAAATCATGCCGGCCAAGGACTGGTCTACCAGCCGCGACGGCGGCCTGCGCAAGATCATTCGGGAGGATTTGAAGCTATGA
- a CDS encoding methylenetetrahydrofolate reductase gives MSGDNGKELVVGSKLERLLKAGHFVVTGELGPPQNADRSVIEKKAGYLRDAVDAVNITDNQTAVVRMCSMAVAKMLIELGIEPIMQMTCRDRNRIAIQSDLLGAYALGVRNLLCLTGDHQSFGNHPQAKNVHDLDSITLIQMVRQMRDAKKFQCGEEIKGQEPRFFVGGAINPFADPFDFRPFRLAKKVKAGVEFVQSQLIFNVPKFREYMKRCGDLGLLDKVYVLAGVGPIKSLGAARYMANNVPGMDVPQEYIDRMANAVKGIPQEDKKARREAWEREGIKICAEIIQQVKEIPGVAGVHIMAIEWESAVPEIVKEAGLLPRPKLEA, from the coding sequence ATGAGCGGGGACAACGGCAAGGAACTGGTCGTCGGAAGCAAACTCGAACGCCTCTTGAAGGCCGGCCATTTTGTCGTCACAGGCGAGCTGGGTCCCCCTCAGAACGCGGACCGTTCGGTCATCGAGAAAAAGGCCGGCTATCTGCGCGATGCCGTCGATGCGGTCAATATCACCGATAACCAGACGGCGGTGGTGCGCATGTGCTCCATGGCGGTGGCCAAGATGCTCATTGAACTGGGCATCGAACCCATCATGCAGATGACCTGCCGCGACCGCAACCGCATCGCTATCCAGAGCGACCTGCTGGGCGCCTATGCCCTGGGCGTGCGCAATCTGCTGTGCCTGACGGGCGACCATCAGAGCTTCGGCAATCACCCGCAGGCCAAGAACGTGCATGATCTGGACTCCATCACCCTGATCCAGATGGTGCGCCAGATGCGCGATGCGAAGAAGTTCCAGTGCGGCGAGGAGATCAAGGGGCAGGAGCCGCGCTTCTTCGTCGGCGGCGCGATCAACCCCTTTGCGGATCCCTTTGACTTCCGGCCGTTCCGCCTGGCGAAAAAGGTAAAAGCCGGCGTGGAGTTCGTGCAGAGCCAGCTCATCTTTAACGTGCCGAAGTTCCGCGAGTACATGAAGCGCTGTGGAGACCTGGGCCTGCTGGACAAGGTGTATGTCCTGGCCGGCGTCGGCCCCATCAAATCTCTGGGCGCGGCCCGCTACATGGCCAATAACGTGCCGGGTATGGATGTCCCGCAGGAGTACATTGACCGCATGGCTAATGCCGTCAAGGGCATCCCCCAGGAGGATAAGAAAGCGCGCCGCGAGGCCTGGGAGCGCGAGGGCATCAAGATCTGTGCCGAGATCATCCAGCAGGTGAAGGAGATTCCTGGGGTGGCCGGCGTGCACATCATGGCCATCGAGTGGGAAAGCGCAGTTCCCGAGATCGTGAAAGAGGCCGGCCTGCTACCTCGACCCAAGCTGGAGGCATAA
- a CDS encoding 4Fe-4S dicluster domain-containing protein: MSGKNGGKPLSQLITELSGENIYRCYQCQRCTNGCPFAEFFDIPPHELIRRLQFGQDEVCLTAKTTWLCAACQTCNTRCPQDIDVARVFDIVKIEAQERGLKPAEFPVKAFYDAGMRNIRWFGRLYELGLMAELYGKMFFRGELDLGRLFSKDLPMALRMLRAGKLKIFPSIARGSQTRPIPKPAGKKAIGYYPGCSLHATAIEFGRSMEAVAEALDLALIEPNGWVCCGTSPAHSSDHVLATALPLENLALIEKAGCDAVTVPCASCFSRFKMAVAHVDDNPALKREVEELVRKRRGFVYHGGVDVQHILETFEEYVGLDAIREKVRRPLKGLKFVSYYGCLITRPPKVTEAPHPENPMNMEHIIEALGGENLDWNYKTACCGGSLSLSELDMALSMIARIVGEAREVGADAIVVACPLCHANLDMRQDMLESAEKPIPVVYITELMGLAFGMPPKELGLDKHLAPTDGLVQRILGEPARV; encoded by the coding sequence ATGAGCGGGAAAAACGGCGGCAAACCGCTGAGCCAGCTTATCACCGAACTCAGCGGAGAGAATATCTACCGGTGTTATCAGTGTCAGCGCTGTACCAACGGCTGTCCCTTTGCCGAGTTCTTTGATATCCCGCCCCATGAGCTGATCCGGCGCCTGCAGTTCGGCCAGGATGAGGTCTGCCTGACCGCCAAAACCACCTGGCTCTGTGCTGCCTGCCAGACCTGCAATACGCGCTGTCCGCAGGACATTGACGTGGCGCGGGTGTTTGACATCGTCAAGATCGAGGCGCAGGAGCGCGGATTGAAGCCGGCGGAGTTCCCCGTCAAGGCCTTCTACGATGCCGGCATGCGCAACATCCGCTGGTTTGGCCGGCTGTATGAGCTGGGGCTGATGGCCGAGCTGTACGGGAAGATGTTCTTCCGCGGCGAGCTGGACCTGGGCCGGCTTTTCTCTAAAGACCTGCCCATGGCCCTGCGCATGCTGCGTGCCGGCAAGCTGAAAATCTTCCCCTCCATCGCGCGCGGCTCGCAGACGCGACCTATCCCGAAGCCGGCCGGCAAGAAGGCCATCGGCTATTATCCCGGCTGTTCCCTGCATGCGACTGCCATCGAGTTCGGCAGGTCCATGGAGGCAGTGGCGGAAGCCCTGGACCTGGCGCTGATCGAGCCGAACGGATGGGTATGCTGTGGTACCTCGCCGGCGCATTCCAGTGATCATGTGCTGGCTACCGCACTGCCGCTGGAGAACCTGGCGCTGATCGAGAAGGCCGGCTGTGATGCGGTAACGGTGCCTTGTGCTTCCTGCTTCTCCCGCTTCAAAATGGCGGTGGCGCATGTGGATGACAATCCTGCGCTGAAGCGGGAGGTCGAGGAGCTGGTGCGCAAGCGCCGCGGTTTCGTCTATCACGGCGGTGTGGATGTCCAGCATATCCTCGAGACCTTCGAGGAATATGTCGGGCTGGACGCCATCCGGGAGAAGGTGCGCCGGCCGCTGAAGGGGCTGAAGTTCGTGTCCTACTACGGCTGTCTCATCACCCGCCCGCCGAAAGTCACCGAGGCCCCGCATCCTGAGAACCCCATGAACATGGAGCATATCATTGAGGCGCTGGGCGGGGAGAACCTGGACTGGAACTACAAGACCGCCTGCTGTGGCGGGTCCCTGTCCCTCAGCGAGCTGGATATGGCGTTGAGCATGATTGCCCGCATCGTGGGAGAGGCGCGGGAGGTGGGCGCGGATGCCATCGTGGTGGCCTGTCCGCTCTGCCACGCTAACCTGGATATGCGCCAGGATATGCTGGAAAGCGCGGAGAAGCCCATCCCGGTGGTGTATATTACCGAACTGATGGGACTGGCGTTCGGAATGCCCCCCAAAGAGCTGGGGCTGGATAAGCACCTGGCACCCACCGACGGGCTGGTACAGCGCATCCTGGGAGAGCCGGCCCGTGTCTGA
- a CDS encoding cyclodeaminase/cyclohydrolase family protein, protein MITENPVTTFLDELASAKPAPGGGSAAALCGALGAALVSMVCNLTVGKKKYADVEGEIKGILEKSEELRRRFVQLIEDDIAAYTAVSEAFKMPRDTEEQKAAREEAIQKALKAAVVPPMRMVEASVETLKLCMPVAEKGNVNAVSDAGVAAVAAEACMRSAAMNVLINLGQIADQEFVAQQRARLDELMRGMSELKEQVVAYVVAKL, encoded by the coding sequence ATGATCACTGAGAATCCCGTCACGACCTTCCTGGACGAGCTGGCCAGCGCCAAGCCGGCGCCGGGCGGGGGCAGCGCGGCGGCATTGTGCGGTGCGCTGGGAGCGGCCCTGGTGAGCATGGTCTGCAACCTCACCGTCGGCAAAAAGAAATACGCCGATGTGGAGGGGGAGATCAAGGGCATCCTCGAGAAATCCGAGGAACTGCGGCGCCGCTTCGTCCAACTGATCGAAGATGACATCGCGGCATACACGGCCGTCTCGGAAGCCTTCAAGATGCCGCGCGACACGGAGGAACAGAAGGCAGCGCGCGAGGAGGCCATCCAGAAGGCGCTGAAGGCCGCCGTCGTCCCGCCGATGCGCATGGTGGAGGCCAGTGTGGAGACGCTGAAGCTGTGCATGCCGGTGGCGGAAAAGGGCAACGTCAACGCGGTGAGCGACGCCGGCGTGGCGGCGGTGGCGGCCGAGGCCTGCATGCGCTCCGCGGCCATGAACGTGCTCATTAACCTGGGGCAAATTGCCGACCAGGAGTTTGTGGCACAACAGCGTGCCCGGCTCGATGAACTCATGCGGGGCATGTCCGAATTGAAGGAACAGGTGGTCGCGTACGTGGTGGCCAAGCTCTGA